One Miscanthus floridulus cultivar M001 chromosome 11, ASM1932011v1, whole genome shotgun sequence DNA window includes the following coding sequences:
- the LOC136494672 gene encoding uncharacterized protein has translation MKGEFVNETDLKLQINSLHEIANLNATAKATPAEAIQDKLSDYVYLYFADLPGPDKQADRRHSHLWRFAKTIEKPPGQKDPNFRCLACGAPFRNCTISKMRDHLDTRTSGRTCPKLTRNMQLRFKEGEIQKGKTGPKHHGPDERSTQSRHAKVGKTGKQNIAIQDNPPAAEEGPENFLVAKLVEAIHASAVSLHIVSAGKPLEPKVEEKLRAARDLLGEVLVSDSAGAPPDA, from the exons ATGAAGGGTGAATTTGTGAATGAAACTGATCTGAAATTACAAATCAACAGCTTGCACGAAATCGCCAA TCTCAACGCTACAGCCAAGGCTACTCCAGCTGAGGCCATCCAGGACAAACTGAGTGACTATGTGTACCTGTACTTTGCTGATCTCCCTGG GCCTGACAAACAAGCTGACCGTCGTCACAGTCACCTATGGCGGTTTGCTAAAACGATAGAGAAGCCACCTGGTCAGAAGGATCCCAACTTTAGGTGTCTCGCTTGTGGAGCCCCTTTCAGGAACTGCACAATTTCTAAGATGAGAGATCACTTAGACACTAGAACCAGCGGAAGAACTTGCCCAAAGCTAACGAGAAATATGCAGCTCCGTTTCAAAGAAGGTGAAATCCAAAAGGGAAAGACAGGCCCAAAGCATCATG GTCCTGATGAGAGATCTACCCAATCAAGACATGCGAAGGTCGGGAAAACTGGTAAACAAAACATTGCAATACAAGACAACCCACCAGCGGCTGAGGAAGGACCTGAAAATTTCCTCGTGGCTAAACTG GTTGAGGCCATTCATGCCAGTGCCGTGAGCCTGCATATCGTGTCTGCGGGTAAACCCTTGGAACCAAAAGTCGAGGAAAAGTTGAGGGCTGCTAGAGACCTCCTGGGTGAGGTACTTGTCAGCGACTCTGCTGGTGCTCCGCCTGACGCTTAA